One window from the genome of Malus domestica chromosome 01, GDT2T_hap1 encodes:
- the LOC103439631 gene encoding protein TPX2 isoform X3: MEGGEREMDEEMVEFAREAFEGDEIDMDYEFDAPKFYDFTRPESDWEAEEAEEWFRSAGGYQPSPFLEKLLNWQKENHPEPVKTFVESKDVEVTRCSNPNNCLEAEVSAAVDDNDKKFSNHMAQDTPKAKLKSPGKSPHLSRSSTLMKPTASQLAKQNHHRAVHSNRLLRRVAKKLGKLDEKSQNSPPPTKRQKLEAGYVRKVAEQLKHQPLWLHKAAKKVGADAARPKVTVPKEPNLETANRARRRRYKVNTKPGEQSKIHRAPPWPSPKKSTIPATEFQVFRLRTSARAMQQTFNHQVTNGPDSSYLSENEATEIKGPNSVYALKQEKGQMIYKCVACSLKNKLYAGIEVCNRQEMPKGATNRFI, from the exons atggagggaggggagagagagatggacgAAGAAATGGTGGAGTTCGCGAGGGAGGCTTTTGAGGGGGATGAAATTGACATGGACTACGAATTCGATGCGCCCAAGTTCTACGACTTCACTAGGCCGGAATCCGATTGGGAGGCCGAGGAGGCGGAGGAATGGTTCCGGTCAGCCGGAGGCTATCAGCCCTCGC CTTTCCTTGAAAAATTGTTGAATTGGCAAAAAGAGAATCATCCGGAACCTGTAAAAACCTTCGTGGAATCGAAAGATGTTGAAGTTACTAGATGCAGTAACCCGAATAATTGCTTGGAAGCGGAGGTCTCTGCAGCGGTAGACGATAATGACAAAA AGTTTTCTAATCACATGGCTCAAGACACTCCAAAAGCTAAACTGAAGTCCCCGGGCAAGTCACCACATCTCTCAAGGAGTTCAACGTTAATGAAACCCACGGCGAGTCAGTTGGCCAAGCAAAATCACCACCGAGCGGTTCACTCCAATCGATTATTAAGGAG AGTCGCGAAAAAGCTCGGGAAACttgatgagaaatcacagaattCTCCGCCACCTACGAAAAGGCAGAAGTTGGAGGCTGGCTATGTACGCAAG GTTGCTGAACAACTCAAGCATCAACCTCTCTGGTTACATAAGGCGGCAAAAAAG GTCGGAGCTGATGCTGCTAGACCTAAAGTTACAGTTCCGAAAGAACCAAATCTTGAAACAGCAAATCGAGCACGAAGACGTAG GTACAAGGTTAACACCAAACCAGGAGAACAATCAAAA ATTCATAGGGCTCCTCCATGGCCTAGCCCGAAAAAGAGCACAATTCCAGCAACAGAGTTTCAG GTGTTCCGCCTTCGGACATCAGCGCGAGCTATGCAACAGACATTTAATCACCAG GTAACAAATGGACCCGACTCTAGTTATTTATCAGAAAATGAAGCTACAGAGATCAAAGG GCCAAACTCTGTGTATGCCTTAAAGcaagagaaaggtcaaatgatATATAAGTGCGTAGCTTGCTCTCTTAAAAATAAG TTGTATGCAGGAATTGAAGTTTGCAATCGACAAGAGATGCCTAAAGGAGCCACCAACAGATTTATTTAG
- the LOC103439631 gene encoding uncharacterized protein isoform X4 translates to MEGGEREMDEEMVEFAREAFEGDEIDMDYEFDAPKFYDFTRPESDWEAEEAEEWFRSAGGYQPSPFLEKLLNWQKENHPEPVKTFVESKDVEVTRCSNPNNCLEAEVSAAVDDNDKKFSNHMAQDTPKAKLKSPGKSPHLSRSSTLMKPTASQLAKQNHHRAVHSNRLLRRVAKKLGKLDEKSQNSPPPTKRQKLEAGYVRKVAEQLKHQPLWLHKAAKKVGADAARPKVTVPKEPNLETANRARRRTRLTPNQENNQKFIGLLHGLARKRAQFQQQSFRCSAFGHQRELCNRHLITRPNSVYALKQEKGQMIYKCVACSLKNKELKFAIDKRCLKEPPTDLFSKLSLASDAQHNTKPQSKSAFAC, encoded by the exons atggagggaggggagagagagatggacgAAGAAATGGTGGAGTTCGCGAGGGAGGCTTTTGAGGGGGATGAAATTGACATGGACTACGAATTCGATGCGCCCAAGTTCTACGACTTCACTAGGCCGGAATCCGATTGGGAGGCCGAGGAGGCGGAGGAATGGTTCCGGTCAGCCGGAGGCTATCAGCCCTCGC CTTTCCTTGAAAAATTGTTGAATTGGCAAAAAGAGAATCATCCGGAACCTGTAAAAACCTTCGTGGAATCGAAAGATGTTGAAGTTACTAGATGCAGTAACCCGAATAATTGCTTGGAAGCGGAGGTCTCTGCAGCGGTAGACGATAATGACAAAA AGTTTTCTAATCACATGGCTCAAGACACTCCAAAAGCTAAACTGAAGTCCCCGGGCAAGTCACCACATCTCTCAAGGAGTTCAACGTTAATGAAACCCACGGCGAGTCAGTTGGCCAAGCAAAATCACCACCGAGCGGTTCACTCCAATCGATTATTAAGGAG AGTCGCGAAAAAGCTCGGGAAACttgatgagaaatcacagaattCTCCGCCACCTACGAAAAGGCAGAAGTTGGAGGCTGGCTATGTACGCAAG GTTGCTGAACAACTCAAGCATCAACCTCTCTGGTTACATAAGGCGGCAAAAAAG GTCGGAGCTGATGCTGCTAGACCTAAAGTTACAGTTCCGAAAGAACCAAATCTTGAAACAGCAAATCGAGCACGAAGAC GTACAAGGTTAACACCAAACCAGGAGAACAATCAAAA ATTCATAGGGCTCCTCCATGGCCTAGCCCGAAAAAGAGCACAATTCCAGCAACAGAGTTTCAG GTGTTCCGCCTTCGGACATCAGCGCGAGCTATGCAACAGACATTTAATCACCAG GCCAAACTCTGTGTATGCCTTAAAGcaagagaaaggtcaaatgatATATAAGTGCGTAGCTTGCTCTCTTAAAAATAAG GAATTGAAGTTTGCAATCGACAAGAGATGCCTAAAGGAGCCACCAACAGATTTATTTAGTAAG CTCTCCCTTGCATCCGATGCACAGCATAATACAAAACCCCAGTCAAAAAGTGCCTTTGCCTGCTAA
- the LOC103439631 gene encoding uncharacterized protein isoform X2 produces the protein MEGGEREMDEEMVEFAREAFEGDEIDMDYEFDAPKFYDFTRPESDWEAEEAEEWFRSAGGYQPSPFLEKLLNWQKENHPEPVKTFVESKDVEVTRCSNPNNCLEAEVSAAVDDNDKKFSNHMAQDTPKAKLKSPGKSPHLSRSSTLMKPTASQLAKQNHHRAVHSNRLLRRVAKKLGKLDEKSQNSPPPTKRQKLEAGYVRKVAEQLKHQPLWLHKAAKKFFVGSCRSELMLLDLKLQFRKNQILKQQIEHEDVGTRLTPNQENNQKFIGLLHGLARKRAQFQQQSFRCSAFGHQRELCNRHLITRPNSVYALKQEKGQMIYKCVACSLKNKELKFAIDKRCLKEPPTDLFSKLSLASDAQHNTKPQSKSAFAC, from the exons atggagggaggggagagagagatggacgAAGAAATGGTGGAGTTCGCGAGGGAGGCTTTTGAGGGGGATGAAATTGACATGGACTACGAATTCGATGCGCCCAAGTTCTACGACTTCACTAGGCCGGAATCCGATTGGGAGGCCGAGGAGGCGGAGGAATGGTTCCGGTCAGCCGGAGGCTATCAGCCCTCGC CTTTCCTTGAAAAATTGTTGAATTGGCAAAAAGAGAATCATCCGGAACCTGTAAAAACCTTCGTGGAATCGAAAGATGTTGAAGTTACTAGATGCAGTAACCCGAATAATTGCTTGGAAGCGGAGGTCTCTGCAGCGGTAGACGATAATGACAAAA AGTTTTCTAATCACATGGCTCAAGACACTCCAAAAGCTAAACTGAAGTCCCCGGGCAAGTCACCACATCTCTCAAGGAGTTCAACGTTAATGAAACCCACGGCGAGTCAGTTGGCCAAGCAAAATCACCACCGAGCGGTTCACTCCAATCGATTATTAAGGAG AGTCGCGAAAAAGCTCGGGAAACttgatgagaaatcacagaattCTCCGCCACCTACGAAAAGGCAGAAGTTGGAGGCTGGCTATGTACGCAAG GTTGCTGAACAACTCAAGCATCAACCTCTCTGGTTACATAAGGCGGCAAAAAAG tttttcgTGGGGTCCTGCAGGTCGGAGCTGATGCTGCTAGACCTAAAGTTACAGTTCCGAAAGAACCAAATCTTGAAACAGCAAATCGAGCACGAAGACGTAG GTACAAGGTTAACACCAAACCAGGAGAACAATCAAAA ATTCATAGGGCTCCTCCATGGCCTAGCCCGAAAAAGAGCACAATTCCAGCAACAGAGTTTCAG GTGTTCCGCCTTCGGACATCAGCGCGAGCTATGCAACAGACATTTAATCACCAG GCCAAACTCTGTGTATGCCTTAAAGcaagagaaaggtcaaatgatATATAAGTGCGTAGCTTGCTCTCTTAAAAATAAG GAATTGAAGTTTGCAATCGACAAGAGATGCCTAAAGGAGCCACCAACAGATTTATTTAGTAAG CTCTCCCTTGCATCCGATGCACAGCATAATACAAAACCCCAGTCAAAAAGTGCCTTTGCCTGCTAA
- the LOC103439631 gene encoding protein TPX2 isoform X1 — translation MEGGEREMDEEMVEFAREAFEGDEIDMDYEFDAPKFYDFTRPESDWEAEEAEEWFRSAGGYQPSPFLEKLLNWQKENHPEPVKTFVESKDVEVTRCSNPNNCLEAEVSAAVDDNDKKFSNHMAQDTPKAKLKSPGKSPHLSRSSTLMKPTASQLAKQNHHRAVHSNRLLRRVAKKLGKLDEKSQNSPPPTKRQKLEAGYVRKVAEQLKHQPLWLHKAAKKVGADAARPKVTVPKEPNLETANRARRRRYKVNTKPGEQSKIHRAPPWPSPKKSTIPATEFQVFRLRTSARAMQQTFNHQVTNGPDSSYLSENEATEIKGPNSVYALKQEKGQMIYKCVACSLKNKELKFAIDKRCLKEPPTDLFSKLSLASDAQHNTKPQSKSAFAC, via the exons atggagggaggggagagagagatggacgAAGAAATGGTGGAGTTCGCGAGGGAGGCTTTTGAGGGGGATGAAATTGACATGGACTACGAATTCGATGCGCCCAAGTTCTACGACTTCACTAGGCCGGAATCCGATTGGGAGGCCGAGGAGGCGGAGGAATGGTTCCGGTCAGCCGGAGGCTATCAGCCCTCGC CTTTCCTTGAAAAATTGTTGAATTGGCAAAAAGAGAATCATCCGGAACCTGTAAAAACCTTCGTGGAATCGAAAGATGTTGAAGTTACTAGATGCAGTAACCCGAATAATTGCTTGGAAGCGGAGGTCTCTGCAGCGGTAGACGATAATGACAAAA AGTTTTCTAATCACATGGCTCAAGACACTCCAAAAGCTAAACTGAAGTCCCCGGGCAAGTCACCACATCTCTCAAGGAGTTCAACGTTAATGAAACCCACGGCGAGTCAGTTGGCCAAGCAAAATCACCACCGAGCGGTTCACTCCAATCGATTATTAAGGAG AGTCGCGAAAAAGCTCGGGAAACttgatgagaaatcacagaattCTCCGCCACCTACGAAAAGGCAGAAGTTGGAGGCTGGCTATGTACGCAAG GTTGCTGAACAACTCAAGCATCAACCTCTCTGGTTACATAAGGCGGCAAAAAAG GTCGGAGCTGATGCTGCTAGACCTAAAGTTACAGTTCCGAAAGAACCAAATCTTGAAACAGCAAATCGAGCACGAAGACGTAG GTACAAGGTTAACACCAAACCAGGAGAACAATCAAAA ATTCATAGGGCTCCTCCATGGCCTAGCCCGAAAAAGAGCACAATTCCAGCAACAGAGTTTCAG GTGTTCCGCCTTCGGACATCAGCGCGAGCTATGCAACAGACATTTAATCACCAG GTAACAAATGGACCCGACTCTAGTTATTTATCAGAAAATGAAGCTACAGAGATCAAAGG GCCAAACTCTGTGTATGCCTTAAAGcaagagaaaggtcaaatgatATATAAGTGCGTAGCTTGCTCTCTTAAAAATAAG GAATTGAAGTTTGCAATCGACAAGAGATGCCTAAAGGAGCCACCAACAGATTTATTTAGTAAG CTCTCCCTTGCATCCGATGCACAGCATAATACAAAACCCCAGTCAAAAAGTGCCTTTGCCTGCTAA
- the LOC103439647 gene encoding K(+) efflux antiporter 5: MAKRKRCVFGFCYCLLTILICARVSVSARSDKEIRERFYGNMTNSSAPDSGDGTIAKMFDRVLEKEFSENDQPEGSDGASFNSSVADQQAVLETVAKITHEKGKKNDTHVGNGTKPFDFEGVFSLENEDSEETTTLIDKKDNVFVMSNKKSKYPVLQVDLRLISDLVVIIVSAAIGGILFSCLGQPVIVGYLLAGSLIGPGGLTFVSEMVQVETVAQFGVIFLLFALGLEFSLAKLKAVGPVAVLGGLLQIMTFMFLCAITAILCGAKLSEGIFVGSFLSMSSTAVVVKFLAEKNSSSALHGQVTIGTLIFQDCAVGLLFALLPVLGGHSGLFQGMVSVGKLLLVLSLYLGAASVLCWSFVPRFLKLMMHLSSQTNELYQLAVVAFCLLSAWCSDKLGLSLELGSFLAGVMISTTDLAQHTLDQVEPIRNLFAALFLSSIGMLIHVHFLWSHVDILLASVILVIVVKTAVATIVTKAFGYSFRTSFVVGVSLAQIGEFAFVLLSRASNLNLVEGKMYLLLLGTTALSLVTTPLMFKLTPAIMNLGVLMRWFPSEGTPYNEEKAAMIDAQHNRIL, translated from the exons ATGGCCAAGAGAAAACGATGCGTGTTTGGATTCTGCTATTGTCTTTTGACGATTTTGATTTGCGCTAGGGTTTCGGTTTCCGCGAGATCTGATAAGGAAATTCGGGAGAGGTTCTACGGCAACATGACGAACTCCTCCGCGCCGGATTCCGGCGACGGCACCATTGCCAAAATGTTCGATCGCGTCCTCGAGAAGGAGTTCTCCGAGAACGACCAGCCCGAAG GATCTGACGGGGCCAGCTTTAACAGCAGTGTGGCCGATCAACAA GCTGTACTAGAGACTGTGGCGAAAATCACTCACGAGAAGGGCAAGAAAAATGATACACACGTTGGAAA CGGCACAaaaccatttgattttgaaggtgTTTTTTCCCTGGAGAATGAAGATTCTGAAGAAACAACAACCTTGATTGACAAAAAG GATAATGTGTTTGTGATGTCAAACAAGAAATCCAAATATCCAGTACTTCAAGTAGATTTAAG ATTAATTTCTGATCTGGTGGTTATCATAGTGTCTGCTGCCATTGGTGGAATTCTGTTTTCTTGTTTGGGACAACCG GTTATTGTAGGATACCTGCTTGCCGGTTCTCTCATTGGACCAGGGGGTCTGACGTTCGTCAGTGAAATGGTGCAG GTTGAAACTGTTGCACAGTTTGGTGttatatttcttctttttgCTCTAGGTTTGGAGTTTTCTTTGGCTAAG TTAAAAGCCGTGGGCCCTGTAGCTGTTCTTGGAGGTCTTCTTCAAATCATGACATTTATGTTCCTGTGTGCCATAACTGCTATT ttaTGTGGAGCAAAGTTATCTGAGGGAATTTTTGTTGGTTCCTTCCTGTCAATGTCATCAACAGCAGTG GTGGTGAAATTTCTTGCAGAAAAGAATAGTAGTAGTGCTCTTCATGGTCAAGTAACAATTGGAACACTCATTTTCCAG GATTGTGCTGTTGGTTTACTGTTTGCTTTGCTCCCAGTTTTGGGTGGTCATAGCGGTCTTTTCCAAGGAATGGTATCAGTGGGGAAGCT GTTGCTGGTGTTGTCACTATATCTTGGTGCTGCCTCAGTATTGTGTTGGTCATTTGTTCCTCGCTTTCTGAAACTGATGATGCATTTGTCCTCTCAA ACAAATGAGCTTTATCAGCTTGCTGTTGTGGCTTTCTGCTTATTATCTGCTTGG TGTAGTGATAAGTTGGGCCTTAGCCTTGAGTTGGGTTCATTTCTGGCTGGGGTTATGATATCAACCACTGACCTTGCACAACATACTTTAGACCAG GTGGAACCAATTCGTAACCTATTTGCTGCTCTCTTCCTTTCGAGTATTGGAATGCTCATACATGTTCATTTCTTGTGGAGCCACGTCGACATACTGCTAGCATCTGTTATTCTAGTTATAGTTGTAAAGACTGCCGTTGCTACTATTGTTACCAAGGCCTTTGGATATAGCTTTAGGACATCATTTGTG GTTGGAGTCTCACTTGCTCAAATTGGAGAATTTGCTTTTGTTCTCTTAAGTCGAGCCTCGAACCTTAATCTTGTTGAG GGGAAAATGTACCTGCTTCTTCTCGGAACAACAGCGCTTAGCCtg GTTACAACTCCTCTCATGTTTAAGCTGACTCCTGCCATAATGAATCTAGGAGTTCTTATGCGCTGGTTTCCTTCTGAGGGAACTCCGTACAACGAG GAGAAAGCTGCGATGATTGACGCACAGCACAACCGAATACTGTGA
- the LOC103439631 gene encoding uncharacterized protein isoform X5 — protein sequence MEGGEREMDEEMVEFAREAFEGDEIDMDYEFDAPKFYDFTRPESDWEAEEAEEWFRSAGGYQPSPFLEKLLNWQKENHPEPVKTFVESKDVEVTRCSNPNNCLEAEVSAAVDDNDKKFSNHMAQDTPKAKLKSPGKSPHLSRSSTLMKPTASQLAKQNHHRAVHSNRLLRRVAKKLGKLDEKSQNSPPPTKRQKLEAGYVRKVAEQLKHQPLWLHKAAKKFFVGSCRSELMLLDLKLQFRKNQILKQQIEHEDVGTRLTPNQENNQKFIGLLHGLARKRAQFQQQSFRCSAFGHQRELCNRHLITRPNSVYALKQEKGQMIYKCVACSLKNKLYAGIEVCNRQEMPKGATNRFI from the exons atggagggaggggagagagagatggacgAAGAAATGGTGGAGTTCGCGAGGGAGGCTTTTGAGGGGGATGAAATTGACATGGACTACGAATTCGATGCGCCCAAGTTCTACGACTTCACTAGGCCGGAATCCGATTGGGAGGCCGAGGAGGCGGAGGAATGGTTCCGGTCAGCCGGAGGCTATCAGCCCTCGC CTTTCCTTGAAAAATTGTTGAATTGGCAAAAAGAGAATCATCCGGAACCTGTAAAAACCTTCGTGGAATCGAAAGATGTTGAAGTTACTAGATGCAGTAACCCGAATAATTGCTTGGAAGCGGAGGTCTCTGCAGCGGTAGACGATAATGACAAAA AGTTTTCTAATCACATGGCTCAAGACACTCCAAAAGCTAAACTGAAGTCCCCGGGCAAGTCACCACATCTCTCAAGGAGTTCAACGTTAATGAAACCCACGGCGAGTCAGTTGGCCAAGCAAAATCACCACCGAGCGGTTCACTCCAATCGATTATTAAGGAG AGTCGCGAAAAAGCTCGGGAAACttgatgagaaatcacagaattCTCCGCCACCTACGAAAAGGCAGAAGTTGGAGGCTGGCTATGTACGCAAG GTTGCTGAACAACTCAAGCATCAACCTCTCTGGTTACATAAGGCGGCAAAAAAG tttttcgTGGGGTCCTGCAGGTCGGAGCTGATGCTGCTAGACCTAAAGTTACAGTTCCGAAAGAACCAAATCTTGAAACAGCAAATCGAGCACGAAGACGTAG GTACAAGGTTAACACCAAACCAGGAGAACAATCAAAA ATTCATAGGGCTCCTCCATGGCCTAGCCCGAAAAAGAGCACAATTCCAGCAACAGAGTTTCAG GTGTTCCGCCTTCGGACATCAGCGCGAGCTATGCAACAGACATTTAATCACCAG GCCAAACTCTGTGTATGCCTTAAAGcaagagaaaggtcaaatgatATATAAGTGCGTAGCTTGCTCTCTTAAAAATAAG TTGTATGCAGGAATTGAAGTTTGCAATCGACAAGAGATGCCTAAAGGAGCCACCAACAGATTTATTTAG
- the LOC103439638 gene encoding cysteine and histidine-rich domain-containing protein RAR1, translating into MEGQRTALLKCQRIGCNAMFSDDDNPEGSCQYHDSGPIFHDGIKEWSCCKKRSHDFTLFLELPGCKAGKHTTEKPVLAKPKPKAPVPAPTAAPATDASSKQSCSRCRQGFFCSEHGAQAKELKSKPVNVETTPIPESITDDQGTSAPPKKIVDINQPQTCMNKGCDQTFKEKDNHENACSYHPGPAIFHDRVRGWKCCDVHVKEFDEFMSIPPCTKGWHNADPVS; encoded by the exons ATGGAGGGTCAGCGGACAGCTCTGTTGAAATGCCAGCGAATTGGCTGCAACGCCATGTTTTCCGACGACGACAATCCCGAAGGTTCCTGTCAATACCACGATtcg GGA CCTATATTTCATGATGGGATTAAAGAGTGGAGTTGTTGCAAGAAAAGAAGTCATGATTTCACCTTATTTTTAGAATTGCCAGG ATGTAAGGCAGGTAAACACACAACAGAGAAACCAGTGTTGGCGAAGCCGAAGCCTAAGGCTCCTGTTCCTGCTCCTACTGCAGCTCCTGCTACTGATGCATCGTCAAAACAGTCCTGCTCTAGGTGTCGCCAGGGTTTTTTCTGTTCAGAACATG GTGCACAAGCCAAAGAACTAAAATCAAAGCCTGTAAATGTGGAaacaactccaattccagaAAGCATTACTGACGATCAAGGCACTTCTGCTCCGCCGAAAAAGATTGTTGACATAAACCAGCCCCAGACGTGTATGAATAAGGGGTGTGATCAAACTTTCAAAGAGAAAGATAACCACGAGAATGCATGCAGTTACCATCCCGGGCCTGCTATTTTCCACGACAGAGTGAGAGGG TGGAAGTGCTGTGACGTTCACGTAAAggaatttgatgagtttatgagcATTCCTCCATGCACCAAAGGTTGGCACAATGCTGACCCGGTATCTTAA